One Legionella lansingensis genomic region harbors:
- a CDS encoding L-threonylcarbamoyladenylate synthase → MSQFFAIHPDNPQARLLRQAANIIEEGGVIVYPTDSGYAFGCKLGNKAALERIRRLRQLDKNHNMTLVCQDLSQLGTYAKVSNSIFRLLKAFTPGSYTFILNATHEVPRLMLHPKRKTLGLRVPDNSITLALLECLDAPLMSTTLILPGATAPLSEPAAIRDLLGEQIDLIIDGGNCGHEPTTVVDLTGDYPVIIREGKGDPEPFR, encoded by the coding sequence ATGAGTCAGTTCTTTGCAATTCATCCTGATAATCCGCAAGCGCGCTTATTAAGACAAGCAGCAAACATCATTGAAGAAGGTGGGGTGATTGTTTACCCAACTGATTCAGGCTATGCCTTTGGATGCAAGTTGGGAAACAAAGCAGCACTGGAACGCATTAGACGGTTACGACAACTGGATAAAAATCATAACATGACTTTGGTTTGTCAAGATTTGTCTCAATTAGGAACTTACGCAAAGGTATCAAACTCCATTTTTCGCCTACTCAAGGCATTTACTCCCGGTTCCTATACATTCATTTTAAATGCTACTCATGAAGTACCGAGGTTAATGCTTCATCCAAAACGTAAAACATTGGGATTAAGGGTCCCGGATAACAGTATCACCTTAGCTTTGTTAGAATGCTTGGATGCTCCTTTGATGAGCACAACGTTAATTTTACCTGGAGCAACAGCTCCTCTAAGTGAGCCTGCAGCGATTAGAGATTTATTGGGCGAGCAAATTGATTTGATCATTGATGGTGGTAATTGCGGCCATGAGCCAACCACGGTTGTGGATCTTACTGGTGATTATCCGGTAATCATTCGTGAAGGCAAAGGTGATCCAGAACCTTTTAGATAA